A part of Quatrionicoccus australiensis genomic DNA contains:
- a CDS encoding putative bifunctional diguanylate cyclase/phosphodiesterase, whose amino-acid sequence MRELWQRSLLGRTVGNIIVITLLVGGLIMLAMSINVARQTEADAYRRLGELLDTVEDTVRVACFVGNEELAMEVARGLLRNSEVQAVDIRSDKGMLAHLERNSAEGKQAVFGSQPIHRNIVSPFENSTIVGNIALQPDGAAIDSLVAQARRQIALQMLLLIVAVAIALTLTVLRQVVKPIAELSQRLNQLDPAGGEQLAAPPGHEHNAFGLLTRDINALSARLVSALEIEQRLHFRHEVDQRKYRDIFENAESGIFIADALGDMTSYNRSLAQLTGLPLPAADHAAPRSLFALPWTDTAHLRQMIERCIESNAAVADDLALLRSVTPQRWLNVALTPIGGCMVQGIVSDVTSRRNAELAAKRAAITDQLTGLANRQGFEEFWANEIAKAQDQHFALLLIDLEGFKQLNDALGFPAGDRVLIGFAARIFSCIKNTDWVARVGGDEFAVVLPNIDEPGKLDSICQRILRVLGERFSVSGQETCLGASIGATLYPGDGTSLPALLRNAELALNDARHRGGQIWSLFNQDMRHAIEHRHNLANDLRLAVQRGELRLFYQPIVHLASQRVVGAEALIRWQHPTHGLVPPDNFIPLAEQTGLINAIGLWCMETACQQLADWQAAGLDLSLTVNVSARQIPDGLSPAKVSEIAARHGIAPQRLGLEITEGLLIGESHDALRWLDAIRSAGFRVYLDDFGTGYSSLSYLKRFRVDTVKIDKAFIRDMSQVASDRVMIEAVIMMADALQLSVVAEGIETAEQRDLLRSLGCTYGQGYHFSRPLPIEQFLAQVASIDGQAIPQA is encoded by the coding sequence ATGCGCGAATTGTGGCAACGCAGCCTGCTCGGGCGCACCGTCGGCAACATCATCGTCATCACCTTGCTGGTCGGCGGCCTGATCATGCTGGCGATGTCGATCAACGTTGCCCGCCAGACCGAAGCGGACGCCTACCGGCGCCTCGGCGAGTTGCTCGATACCGTCGAGGATACCGTCCGCGTCGCCTGCTTCGTCGGCAACGAGGAACTGGCCATGGAGGTGGCGCGCGGCCTGCTCAGGAACAGCGAAGTCCAGGCAGTCGACATTCGTTCCGACAAGGGAATGCTGGCGCACCTGGAACGCAATTCGGCAGAGGGAAAACAGGCCGTTTTCGGCAGTCAACCGATACACCGCAATATTGTTTCGCCCTTCGAGAACAGCACGATCGTCGGCAACATTGCGCTGCAGCCCGACGGTGCCGCGATCGATAGCCTGGTCGCCCAGGCGCGCCGCCAGATCGCGCTGCAAATGCTGCTGCTGATCGTCGCGGTCGCCATTGCCCTGACCCTCACCGTGCTGCGCCAGGTCGTCAAGCCGATCGCCGAGCTGTCGCAGCGCCTGAACCAGCTCGACCCGGCCGGCGGCGAGCAGCTGGCCGCACCGCCCGGCCACGAACACAATGCCTTCGGCTTGCTGACCCGGGACATCAATGCGCTGAGCGCCCGCCTGGTCAGCGCCCTCGAAATCGAGCAGCGCCTGCACTTTCGGCATGAGGTAGACCAGCGCAAGTACCGCGACATTTTCGAAAATGCCGAATCAGGTATCTTCATTGCCGACGCACTCGGCGACATGACTTCCTACAACCGTTCGCTGGCCCAGCTGACCGGCCTGCCCTTGCCGGCTGCCGACCACGCCGCCCCCCGCTCGCTGTTCGCCCTGCCCTGGACGGATACGGCTCATCTGCGCCAGATGATCGAGCGCTGCATCGAGAGCAACGCTGCCGTCGCCGATGACCTGGCCCTGCTCCGCAGCGTGACGCCACAGCGCTGGCTGAACGTGGCGCTGACGCCGATCGGTGGCTGCATGGTGCAAGGCATCGTCAGCGATGTCACCAGCCGGCGCAATGCCGAGCTGGCCGCCAAGCGCGCCGCGATCACCGACCAGCTGACCGGCCTGGCCAATCGCCAGGGGTTCGAGGAGTTCTGGGCGAACGAGATCGCCAAGGCACAGGATCAGCACTTCGCCCTGCTCCTGATCGATCTCGAAGGCTTCAAGCAGCTCAACGATGCGCTCGGTTTTCCGGCCGGCGACCGCGTGCTGATCGGCTTTGCGGCGCGCATTTTCTCCTGCATCAAGAACACCGACTGGGTGGCCCGCGTCGGCGGCGACGAATTCGCCGTCGTGCTGCCCAACATCGACGAGCCGGGCAAGCTGGACAGCATCTGCCAGCGCATCCTGCGCGTTCTCGGCGAGCGCTTCTCGGTCAGCGGCCAGGAAACCTGCCTCGGCGCCAGCATCGGGGCGACACTCTACCCAGGTGACGGGACCAGCCTGCCCGCCCTGCTGCGCAACGCCGAGCTGGCGCTGAACGATGCGCGCCACCGCGGCGGCCAGATCTGGAGCCTGTTCAACCAGGACATGCGGCATGCCATCGAGCACCGGCACAACCTCGCCAACGATCTGCGCCTTGCCGTGCAGCGCGGCGAACTGCGCCTGTTCTACCAGCCCATCGTGCATCTGGCGAGCCAGCGCGTGGTCGGCGCCGAGGCGCTGATCCGCTGGCAACACCCGACGCACGGCCTGGTGCCGCCCGACAACTTCATCCCGCTCGCCGAGCAGACCGGCCTGATCAACGCAATCGGCCTGTGGTGCATGGAAACCGCCTGCCAGCAACTGGCAGACTGGCAGGCTGCCGGCCTCGACCTCAGCCTGACGGTCAACGTCTCGGCCCGGCAGATTCCTGACGGCCTGAGCCCGGCCAAGGTGAGCGAGATCGCTGCCCGCCACGGCATTGCGCCGCAACGTCTCGGCCTCGAGATCACCGAAGGCCTGCTCATCGGCGAGTCGCACGATGCCCTGCGCTGGCTGGACGCGATCCGGAGCGCCGGCTTCCGCGTCTATCTCGACGATTTCGGCACCGGCTACTCCTCGCTCTCCTACCTGAAGCGCTTCCGGGTCGATACCGTCAAGATCGACAAGGCCTTCATCCGCGACATGAGCCAGGTCGCCAGCGACCGGGTGATGATCGAAGCCGTCATCATGATGGCCGACGCCCTGCAGCTCAGCGTCGTCGCCGAAGGCATCGAAACCGCCGAACAGCGCGACCTGCTGCGCAGCCTGGGTTGCACCTACGGCCAGGGCTACCATTTCTCGCGGCCGCTGCCGATCGAGCAGTTCCTGGCACAGGTGGCCAGCATCGACGGCCAGGCCATCCCTCAGGCCTGA
- a CDS encoding type 2 periplasmic-binding domain-containing protein, which translates to MRLRALLGLLLLLLPPVAGAGELVVVVRQDSEIGQLKRDDLINIYLGRYRQLPSGKLAEPLDLTPESGTFYERLTGKSRAEINAYWARLLFTGRTTPPRQIDSHEKLIDTLLQNPQAIGYIDSTRLDRRLRVIFEPGR; encoded by the coding sequence ATGCGACTACGCGCCCTCCTCGGCCTCCTTCTGCTTCTGCTCCCGCCTGTCGCGGGCGCCGGCGAACTGGTCGTCGTGGTTCGCCAGGACAGCGAGATCGGCCAGTTGAAGCGCGACGACCTGATCAACATCTACCTCGGGCGCTATCGCCAGTTGCCCAGCGGCAAGCTCGCCGAACCGCTCGACCTGACCCCGGAAAGCGGCACCTTCTACGAGCGCCTGACCGGCAAGAGCCGGGCCGAGATCAATGCCTACTGGGCGCGCCTGCTGTTCACCGGGCGCACCACACCGCCGCGTCAGATCGACAGCCACGAAAAGCTGATCGACACCCTGCTGCAGAATCCGCAAGCGATCGGCTATATCGATTCGACGCGACTGGATCGCCGCCTGCGGGTCATTTTCGAGCCAGGACGCTGA